From Echeneis naucrates chromosome 7, fEcheNa1.1, whole genome shotgun sequence, one genomic window encodes:
- the birc7 gene encoding baculoviral IAP repeat-containing protein 7, whose product MRGEGQRLQTFQSWPVDAPVTSGELAKAGFFFLGPGDKVQCFCCGGILRCWVPGDRPSTEHRRHFPTCRFILGQAVGNIPLQIGSSDSVDGQLLSQLQRMTMDEQGTAGQAVYPEMEAEDSRLTTFHNWPSEASVQPDVLARAGFFYTGHGDNVKCFYCDGGLRNWEPGDDPWQEHAKWFPRCEFLIQSRGQEYISNIQDTHFHLGETVGGSQTSTGRDIVPDVVGGLGASSAMLCPAVQTVLQMGFDANLVESLVQTKYLLTGQHYTSVSALVTEVLQAEEENRQRGSQNREPETRQGSSGGSVRTQAPVNDPSPEELLRQLQEERTCKVCMDKLVSIVFIPCGHLVVCSDCAASLRHCPICRAVIRGSVRAFMS is encoded by the exons ATGCGAGGAGAAGGGCAGAGACTTCAAACTTTTCAGAGCTGGCCAGTGGACGCTCCTGTCACATCTGGAGAGTTAGCCAAAGCTGGCTTCTTCTTTCTAGGCCCCGGTGATAAAGTccagtgtttctgctgtggaggGATATTAAGATGTTGGGTGCCTGGGGACAGGCCATCCACAGAGCACAGGAGGCATTTCCCCACTTGCAGATTCATACTGGGTCAAGCTGTGGGAAATATTCCTCTCCAAATTGGATCCTCAGATTCTGTGGATGGCCAATTATTGAGTCAACTCCAGAGGATGACTATGGACGAGCAGGGTACAGCTGGCCAAGCGGTCTACCCAGAGATGGAGGCGGAGGATTCACGGCTCACCACTTTCCACAACTGGCCCTCAGAGGCCTCCGTTCAGCCAGATGTTCTCGCCAGAGCAGGATTTTTCTACACAG GTCACGGGGACAATGTCAAATGTTTCTACTGTGATGGGGGGCTGAGGAACTGGGAACCAGGAGACGACCCCTGGCAGGAACATGCCAAGTGGTTTCCACG GTGTGAGTTTTTGATCCAGTCAAGAGGGCAGGAGTACATCAGCAACATACAGGACACTCATTTCCATCTGGGTGAGACTGTG GGTGGATCACAGACATCCACAGGCAGAGATATCG TTCCAGATGTGGTCGGAGGTCTAGGGGCTTCCTCAGCCATGCTTTGTCCTGCAGTGCAGACTGTGCTTCAGATGGGCTTTGACGCCAATCTGGTGGAGAGTCTGGTTCAGACCAAGTATCTTTTGACAGGACAGCACTACACCTCTGTATCTGCCCTGGTCACTGAAGTACTGCAGGCcgaagaggaaaacagacagagggGGTCACAGAACAGAG AACCTGAGACGAGGCAGGGCTCCAGTGGTGGAAGTGTGAGGACCCAAGCGCCAG TGAATGACCCCAGTCCCGAAGAACTGCTAaggcagctgcaggaggagaggacCTGTAAGGTGTGCATGGACAAACTAGTGTCCATTGTCTTCATCCCCTGTGGTCATCTTGTGGTGTGCAGTGATTGTGCTGCCAGCCTGCGTCACTGCCCCATCTGCAGAGCTGTCATCAGAGGCAGTGTTCGTGCTTTCATGTCCTAA
- the nkain4 gene encoding sodium/potassium-transporting ATPase subunit beta-1-interacting protein 4 isoform X1: MGCCSGRCTLIFICTLQLVLALERQVFDFLGYQWAPILANFFHIIIVILGLFGTIQYRPRYIVVYTVWAALWVAWNVFIICFYLDVGGLSKDSDLLTFNISAHHSWWSEHGPGCVRREMPQSPGVRTTESHSYITVMGCLMEYQYIEVVHSGTQILVALLGFVYACYVVSAITEEEDSFDFIGGFDPFPLYHVNEKPSHLLLKPMYLST; the protein is encoded by the exons GTGCTGGCTTTAGAAAGACAAGTCTTCGACTTCCTGGGTTACCAGTGGGCCCCAATCCTTGCCAACTTCTTCcacatcatcatcgtcatcctcgGCCTCTTTGGCACCATCCAGTATCGGCCACGCTACATTGTGGTG TATACAGTATGGGCCGCTCTATGGGTCGCCTGGAACGTCTTCATCATCTGTTTCTACCTGGATGTAGGAGGCCTGTCCAAG gACAGTGATCTCCTGACATTTAACATCTCAGCCCATCACTCCTGGTGGAGTGAACACGGGCCGGGCTGCGTGAGGAGAGAGATGCCGCAGTCGCCGGGGGTCCGCACCACAGAGAGCCACTCCTACATCACTGTCATGGGCTGCCTCATGGAGTACCAGTATATCGAGGTGGTGCATAGCGGCACACAGATTCTTGTTGCT CTCCTGGGCTTCGTGTATGCCTGCTATGTTGTCAGTGCGATCACCGAGGAGGAGGACAGCT TTGATTTTATTGGTGGATTTGACCCATTCCCACTGTACCATGTTAATGAGAAACCATCTCATCTCCTCTTAAAGCCTATGTACCT GTCTACGTAA